A stretch of the Mycolicibacterium celeriflavum genome encodes the following:
- a CDS encoding TetR/AcrR family transcriptional regulator: protein MRRSSEQTKAVILAAARERFAKSGFERATIRAIAADADIDPSMVMRYFGNKNQLFAAAADFDLQIPDLSGVDPGEIASRLVAHFINRWERDEALIVLLRSSATNSDAAQRMSEIFTGQLLPVVAEVNPVAPQRRAALIATQMLGLAVCRYLLQLPPIVAMSHDEIVAWLGPTVQRYLDAVASE from the coding sequence ATGCGGAGATCCTCGGAGCAGACCAAGGCGGTGATCCTGGCCGCGGCGCGCGAGCGGTTCGCGAAGTCCGGGTTCGAACGCGCCACGATCCGCGCCATCGCGGCTGACGCCGACATCGATCCCTCGATGGTGATGCGGTACTTCGGTAACAAGAACCAGCTGTTCGCCGCGGCCGCCGACTTCGACCTGCAAATCCCGGACCTGTCCGGCGTCGACCCCGGCGAGATCGCGAGCCGCCTGGTCGCACACTTCATCAACCGGTGGGAACGCGATGAGGCGCTGATCGTGCTGCTGCGCTCGAGCGCGACGAACAGCGATGCGGCACAACGGATGAGTGAAATCTTCACCGGACAGCTGCTGCCCGTGGTCGCCGAGGTCAACCCGGTGGCGCCGCAGCGCCGGGCGGCCTTGATCGCGACACAGATGCTGGGGCTGGCGGTCTGCCGATACCTGCTGCAGCTACCGCCGATCGTGGCGATGTCGCACGACGAGATCGTCGCGTGGCTGG
- a CDS encoding FAD-dependent oxidoreductase has product MLETDVLIVGAGPTGLAAAVALAARGVAATVVDRQAAGANTSRAAVVNARTLEVLEGVDVARRLVKEGVQAPTFTIRDRGRTLIPVDFSGLPTEYPYSLMVPQSTTERLLLERLEELGGSVLRPKTLSAIAEDRDGVTATFDDGDSIRARYVVGADGIHSLVREQAGIGFDGGVYDESFVLADVRLTGGAPRDEVILYWATEGLTVVAPLPDGVHRIVAPVAEAPEQPSASFVQQILDTRIGTAKLSVAEVIWGSRFRIHHRVADTFRAGRLLLAGDAAHVHSPAGGQGMNLGIQDAAAAAEALARVLGGESDSVLDDYSAARRPIAQQVVEMTDRLTRLATLPRAARPIRNAVIGLVGRVPAVRTGLARRLSGLVYR; this is encoded by the coding sequence ATGCTGGAAACCGATGTCCTGATCGTCGGAGCGGGCCCGACGGGACTGGCCGCCGCGGTGGCGCTGGCCGCTCGCGGGGTTGCGGCGACCGTCGTCGACCGGCAGGCCGCGGGCGCCAACACCTCGCGCGCAGCGGTGGTCAACGCCCGCACGCTGGAGGTGCTCGAAGGCGTCGACGTGGCCAGGCGACTGGTCAAGGAGGGCGTGCAGGCGCCGACGTTCACGATTCGCGACCGCGGCCGCACACTGATCCCGGTCGACTTCAGCGGCTTGCCGACCGAGTACCCGTACTCGTTGATGGTTCCGCAGAGCACGACAGAGCGCCTGCTGCTCGAGCGGTTGGAGGAACTCGGCGGCAGCGTGTTGCGGCCGAAGACACTTTCTGCGATCGCCGAGGACCGCGACGGGGTGACCGCGACGTTCGACGACGGCGACTCGATCCGTGCGCGCTACGTCGTCGGCGCCGATGGCATCCACAGCCTCGTGCGCGAGCAGGCCGGCATCGGATTCGACGGCGGCGTCTACGACGAGTCGTTCGTGCTGGCCGACGTCCGGTTGACTGGCGGCGCCCCGCGCGATGAGGTCATTCTCTACTGGGCGACAGAGGGTTTGACGGTGGTAGCGCCGTTGCCCGACGGTGTTCATCGGATCGTCGCGCCGGTCGCCGAGGCGCCCGAGCAGCCGTCGGCGTCGTTCGTCCAGCAGATCCTCGACACCCGGATCGGCACCGCGAAACTGTCTGTCGCCGAGGTGATCTGGGGCTCCCGCTTTCGGATCCACCACCGGGTGGCCGACACCTTCCGCGCCGGCCGGCTGCTGTTGGCCGGCGACGCCGCCCATGTGCACAGCCCGGCAGGCGGACAGGGCATGAACCTCGGCATCCAGGACGCCGCGGCGGCGGCCGAGGCGCTCGCCCGCGTCCTCGGCGGGGAGTCGGACAGCGTGCTGGACGACTACAGCGCGGCGCGCAGGCCCATCGCGCAGCAGGTGGTCGAGATGACTGACCGCCTCACCCGCCTGGCCACACTTCCCCGCGCCGCGCGCCCGATTCGCAACGCGGTAATCGGACTGGTCGGTCGGGTGCCCGCAGTGCGCACCGGCCTGGCCCGCAGGCTCAGCGGTCTGGTCTACCGCTGA
- a CDS encoding NAD(P)-binding protein — translation MRTLEADYLVIGAGAMGLAFTDTLVGESDATVVVVDRNDQPGGHWTTAYPFVRLHQPSAYYGVNSRGLGSDTIDQFGLNAGYYELASGAEVCAYFDAVMRQHLLPTGRVTYLPMSEYLGDGRVRTLGGEDVEVVARRVVTTHVEIVVPSMRRPSYAVAPGVDVVPPNDLPRIREARDRYVVVGAGKTAMDSCLWLLRHGVAPSRVTWIKPRESWVLDRAAIQPGREFAQVVLRDFANQLAAVREAESLPDLFDRLEDKGCLQRIDRSVEPTMYRCAILSQAELSELRRIGDVVRMGHVQAVEPGRITLDDGVRDVESSVLYIDCSADGLGKEPVTTVFSGDRIALQTVRTCQPAFSASVIAHVEAAYPDDVTRNALCRPVPYPHVPTDWLRMMLIFNENQLKWFSDPDMMAWVDAARLNALHHVTANVSVRARERIISMLTSQLPEINEKLEELLAQA, via the coding sequence ATGCGCACGCTGGAAGCCGACTATCTGGTGATCGGCGCCGGGGCGATGGGGCTGGCGTTCACCGACACGCTGGTCGGCGAGTCCGATGCCACGGTCGTGGTGGTGGATCGTAACGACCAACCGGGCGGGCACTGGACGACGGCGTACCCATTCGTGCGGCTGCACCAGCCGTCGGCCTACTACGGCGTGAACTCCCGCGGCCTGGGCAGCGACACCATCGACCAATTCGGGCTCAACGCAGGCTATTACGAGTTGGCCAGCGGCGCCGAGGTGTGCGCGTACTTCGACGCGGTGATGCGCCAGCATCTGCTGCCGACCGGGCGGGTGACGTACCTGCCGATGAGCGAGTATCTCGGCGACGGGCGGGTGCGCACGCTCGGCGGTGAGGACGTCGAGGTGGTTGCGCGGCGCGTGGTGACCACCCACGTGGAGATCGTCGTGCCGTCGATGCGGCGCCCGTCGTATGCGGTAGCGCCCGGTGTGGATGTGGTGCCGCCCAACGACCTGCCGCGGATTCGCGAGGCGCGCGACCGCTACGTGGTCGTCGGCGCCGGCAAGACGGCGATGGACTCGTGTCTGTGGCTGCTGCGGCACGGAGTCGCGCCGTCGCGCGTGACGTGGATCAAGCCCCGCGAATCATGGGTGCTCGATCGCGCGGCGATCCAACCGGGCAGGGAGTTCGCACAGGTGGTGCTGCGCGACTTCGCCAACCAACTCGCCGCCGTGCGGGAAGCGGAGTCGCTTCCCGATCTGTTCGACCGGCTGGAGGACAAGGGCTGCCTGCAGCGCATCGACCGGTCCGTCGAGCCGACGATGTACCGGTGCGCGATCCTGTCGCAGGCGGAGCTTTCCGAGTTGCGGCGTATCGGCGACGTCGTGCGGATGGGCCATGTTCAAGCGGTCGAGCCGGGCCGCATCACGCTCGACGACGGCGTCCGCGACGTCGAGTCCTCTGTGCTGTACATCGACTGCAGCGCAGACGGTTTGGGCAAGGAACCGGTGACGACGGTGTTCAGCGGCGACCGCATCGCCCTGCAGACGGTGCGCACCTGCCAACCCGCCTTCAGCGCATCGGTGATCGCGCACGTCGAGGCGGCGTATCCGGACGATGTCACCCGCAACGCGCTCTGCCGGCCGGTGCCGTACCCACATGTACCGACCGATTGGCTTCGGATGATGCTGATTTTCAACGAGAATCAACTGAAGTGGTTCTCCGACCCGGACATGATGGCGTGGGTCGACGCGGCCCGCCTCAACGCCCTGCACCATGTCAC
- a CDS encoding epoxide hydrolase family protein — protein MALIAPFHIAVPDDDLEDLQTRLRRTRWPEAECVDDWSQGIPLDYTRELATYWAEQYDWRARERALNRFDQYTTEIDGLDIHFIHQRSPHADAFPLLITHGWPGSIVEFQKIIEPLTERGFDVVCPSLPGYGFSGKPTRTGWGVERIAQAWQTLMGRLGYERWGAQGGDWGSAVTTQIGRNEGGCVAIHTNMPIARPPKGLTDPTDEEKAALAAGAHYGTWESGYMRQQSTRPQTLGYGLVDSPVGQLAWIVEKFWAWTDCDGHPENVLSRDELLDNVMFYWLTASGASSARLYWESFANFGGGSYVALPTGVASFPKEIGRPPRSWCEQNYNITHWATMPRGGHFAAFEQPELFVDDVAAFFASVR, from the coding sequence ATGGCTCTGATCGCTCCGTTCCACATCGCAGTGCCGGACGACGACCTCGAGGACCTGCAGACGCGGCTGCGACGCACCCGATGGCCGGAAGCCGAATGCGTCGACGACTGGAGCCAGGGCATCCCGCTGGACTACACCCGCGAGCTCGCGACGTATTGGGCTGAGCAGTACGACTGGCGGGCCCGCGAGCGGGCGTTGAACCGCTTCGACCAGTACACCACCGAGATCGACGGCCTCGACATCCATTTCATTCACCAGCGCTCACCGCACGCCGACGCGTTCCCGCTGCTGATCACCCACGGCTGGCCGGGATCGATTGTCGAATTCCAAAAGATCATCGAGCCGCTGACCGAGCGCGGGTTCGACGTGGTGTGCCCGTCGCTGCCCGGTTACGGGTTCTCCGGGAAACCGACCCGCACCGGGTGGGGCGTCGAGCGGATCGCGCAGGCGTGGCAGACGCTGATGGGCCGGCTGGGATACGAGCGCTGGGGCGCCCAGGGCGGTGACTGGGGGTCGGCGGTCACCACGCAGATCGGCCGCAACGAGGGTGGCTGCGTGGCCATCCACACGAACATGCCGATCGCCCGGCCGCCGAAGGGCCTGACCGACCCGACCGACGAGGAGAAGGCCGCGCTGGCGGCGGGCGCCCACTACGGCACGTGGGAATCGGGCTACATGCGCCAGCAGTCGACCCGGCCGCAGACGCTGGGCTACGGCCTGGTGGACTCCCCGGTCGGACAGCTGGCGTGGATCGTCGAGAAGTTCTGGGCCTGGACGGACTGCGACGGCCACCCCGAGAACGTGCTGAGCCGCGACGAGCTGCTCGACAACGTGATGTTCTACTGGCTGACCGCGTCGGGTGCCTCCTCGGCGCGGCTGTACTGGGAGAGCTTCGCCAACTTCGGCGGGGGCAGCTACGTCGCGCTGCCCACCGGCGTCGCGTCCTTCCCGAAGGAGATCGGCCGCCCGCCGCGCAGCTGGTGCGAGCAGAACTACAACATCACGCACTGGGCGACGATGCCGCGCGGCGGACACTTCGCGGCCTTCGAGCAACCGGAGCTCTTCGTCGACGACGTCGCCGCCTTCTTCGCTAGCGTGCGGTAG